The following proteins are encoded in a genomic region of Caldicoprobacter guelmensis:
- a CDS encoding class II aldolase/adducin family protein, with amino-acid sequence MLRESLKELEKISKAVGVHPDLVQGGGGNTSVKIDHELMAIKASGYRLEQVTEDDGFAVVNYRNIVEYFNNASITPDIDTEKVGAELIKQNTVQLEGYKALRPSVEAGFHSMLKKYVIHTHPVYANILCCSKEGEELVGKIFNSKGLHCVWVSYTMPGFHLTLSIKDIIERYMDEHDVFPQLIFMQNHGLIVTAEDAEECLKLNETANDIIKRHFGISTHYPEIKLEKVSDTEFISRTEFVRDFIKNNRVDMEFFNRVLYPDQIVYLGSEQIALDRLDNKININTRTGEVVYKTGYIEARTIEETLTACLYVIHHILKNGLEIKAMTDEDIDKIKNWGAEKYRKKMVSEAK; translated from the coding sequence TTGTTGAGGGAATCGTTAAAGGAGTTGGAAAAGATATCAAAAGCGGTGGGTGTTCATCCCGACCTGGTCCAAGGTGGGGGCGGCAACACATCGGTAAAAATCGACCATGAGCTTATGGCCATTAAGGCTTCAGGCTACAGGTTGGAACAAGTGACCGAAGATGACGGTTTTGCCGTGGTGAATTATCGCAATATCGTGGAATATTTTAATAATGCTAGTATAACGCCTGACATAGACACCGAAAAAGTTGGGGCTGAGCTGATTAAACAAAATACCGTTCAGCTTGAGGGCTATAAGGCTTTAAGGCCGTCGGTAGAAGCTGGGTTCCACTCGATGCTTAAGAAATACGTCATCCATACCCATCCTGTTTATGCCAACATACTGTGCTGTTCAAAAGAAGGAGAGGAGCTTGTTGGGAAGATTTTCAATTCAAAGGGCTTGCACTGCGTGTGGGTTTCCTATACCATGCCGGGGTTTCATTTGACTCTGAGCATAAAGGATATTATTGAACGGTATATGGATGAGCATGACGTATTTCCGCAGTTGATATTTATGCAAAATCATGGCCTAATTGTAACTGCGGAGGATGCAGAAGAGTGCCTTAAACTTAATGAAACGGCAAACGACATAATAAAAAGGCATTTTGGTATTTCTACACACTATCCAGAAATAAAGTTGGAAAAAGTGAGTGATACAGAATTCATCAGCAGGACGGAATTCGTAAGGGATTTTATAAAGAACAACCGTGTAGATATGGAGTTTTTCAACAGAGTGCTTTATCCTGATCAAATAGTCTATCTAGGTAGCGAGCAGATAGCCCTAGACCGGTTAGACAACAAGATCAATATAAACACACGCACCGGCGAAGTGGTATATAAGACGGGATATATCGAAGCCAGGACGATAGAGGAGACTTTAACGGCGTGTTTATATGTCATACACCACATACTTAAAAACGGCTTAGAGATTAAGGCAATGACTGATGAAGACATCGACAAAATAAAGAATTGGGGAGCAGAGAAATACAGGAAGAAGATGGTGAGCGAGGCAAAATAA
- a CDS encoding phosphatase PAP2 family protein produces MKKFKTPKLNKHEVKALLWKYKHLSLVSLYGFAQIWFQYCERTVRPKYFMYSMLDNYIPFIKYFVVPYLFWFIYMGLGFLYLAVVSKKDFYRLCIYMFGGMYLCYVLYLLFPNGQNLRPIITDNDIFSRIIKHIYATDTPTNVAPSIHVFNSIAVHVSLVNCPQFREKRWMKLASFICMTTISASTVLIKQHSIKDVMWSILLAMAFYVAIYQVPKWLPSKNEVSINIKGVSSMK; encoded by the coding sequence ATGAAGAAGTTTAAAACACCCAAACTGAATAAACATGAAGTAAAAGCATTGTTGTGGAAATACAAACATCTTTCACTGGTATCGCTCTATGGGTTTGCGCAGATATGGTTTCAATACTGTGAACGCACTGTACGCCCCAAGTATTTCATGTACTCAATGCTTGACAATTACATACCCTTTATCAAATACTTCGTGGTGCCTTACCTCTTCTGGTTTATATACATGGGCCTGGGATTCTTGTACCTGGCGGTGGTATCTAAAAAGGACTTCTATAGGCTGTGCATATACATGTTTGGCGGCATGTATCTGTGCTATGTACTGTATCTTTTGTTCCCCAATGGGCAGAACTTGAGGCCAATCATCACTGATAACGACATATTCTCTAGGATTATAAAGCACATATACGCCACTGATACCCCTACAAATGTGGCGCCCAGCATTCATGTCTTCAACTCAATAGCTGTACATGTATCTTTGGTCAACTGCCCCCAATTTAGAGAGAAAAGGTGGATGAAATTAGCGTCATTCATATGTATGACCACTATAAGTGCCTCCACAGTACTCATAAAACAACATTCCATAAAAGATGTCATGTGGAGCATATTGCTTGCAATGGCGTTTTATGTGGCCATATACCAGGTGCCCAAGTGGCTACCCAGCAAAAATGAGGTTTCCATCAATATCAAAGGGGTTTCATCGATGAAATAA